A window from Haloarchaeobius amylolyticus encodes these proteins:
- a CDS encoding VOC family protein, giving the protein MEHTAEIGVSTISHCTLIVGDQEESLQFYTEKLGFEKIEDIPMGDDRWLTVAPSGEAQPRLILRSPDWFGGVDEQRYSGLIGHNPMLGLKVEDCRKAYDELTARGVNFSSEPEETSNGVEAVLEDNEQNQLLLFEEVTKK; this is encoded by the coding sequence ATGGAACACACAGCTGAGATTGGCGTTTCCACGATAAGTCATTGCACACTGATAGTTGGTGACCAAGAAGAGTCTCTCCAGTTCTACACTGAAAAATTGGGCTTTGAAAAAATAGAAGATATCCCGATGGGGGACGACCGGTGGCTCACCGTTGCTCCGTCTGGCGAAGCGCAGCCACGTCTGATTCTTCGCTCACCAGACTGGTTCGGGGGAGTCGATGAGCAACGGTATTCGGGATTGATCGGTCACAATCCGATGCTTGGTCTCAAAGTCGAAGATTGTCGTAAAGCGTACGATGAGCTCACAGCACGAGGCGTGAATTTCTCCAGCGAACCCGAAGAAACGAGTAATGGGGTAGAAGCGGTTCTCGAAGACAACGAGCAAAACCAATTGCTCCTCTTCGAAGAAGTCACTAAAAAATAA
- a CDS encoding helix-turn-helix domain-containing protein, producing MEAVAKYFPDTIIRFLANYPTDDGVCSVIEIRTDEPDRFVQEALTHWDAQTLEILHKDEDTIVVTFEGQPPEGYFVSQDIGYHPTTPVVARDGYLFIEFVMPESKMAAMWESLDERGITYDVLSITDGYDVLDSLTARQREILTAAIKRGYYDTPRECSLTDIAEELEVNKSVISGVLHRAEGEIIKDAIGDPRDH from the coding sequence ATGGAAGCAGTCGCCAAGTATTTCCCTGACACAATTATCCGGTTTTTAGCCAATTACCCAACGGACGACGGAGTATGTAGCGTGATAGAGATTCGAACTGATGAACCAGACCGTTTCGTCCAAGAAGCATTGACGCACTGGGATGCACAGACTCTTGAGATCCTGCACAAGGACGAGGATACAATCGTCGTTACGTTCGAAGGACAGCCACCAGAGGGGTACTTTGTCTCTCAAGATATCGGCTACCATCCGACTACTCCTGTCGTTGCCCGTGATGGATATCTCTTCATCGAGTTCGTGATGCCTGAATCGAAAATGGCTGCAATGTGGGAATCACTTGATGAACGTGGTATCACGTATGATGTTCTCTCCATCACCGATGGGTACGATGTCCTCGATTCACTCACGGCCAGGCAACGTGAGATTCTCACTGCCGCGATTAAACGTGGGTACTATGACACCCCCCGAGAATGTTCGTTAACCGATATTGCTGAGGAACTGGAAGTCAATAAGTCGGTAATCAGTGGGGTCCTTCATCGAGCTGAAGGTGAGATAATCAAAGACGCCATCGGCGATCCCCGAGACCATTAG
- a CDS encoding SprT-like domain-containing protein: MTGRQTTLDSALFIERPSPRNPPATKVELCERAAEYARTVDLDVDLSRISWEVSTQAKRRAGACRYKSHTGEITIRLTWAAYQKFGWEEFTRVIRHELIHAWEFQHFGESTHGRRFKRKASELDVDVHCPKFVEARLLLECEDQNCDWEARRYRASKAVSQPEQRRCGSCNSPYHVTHVATGRSWQTSREYRQIRKEIGDEW; the protein is encoded by the coding sequence ATGACTGGCAGACAGACCACCCTCGATAGCGCACTGTTCATCGAACGACCGAGCCCGCGAAATCCGCCAGCGACGAAAGTCGAACTCTGTGAGCGTGCGGCCGAGTACGCACGAACCGTTGACCTGGACGTCGACCTCTCGCGGATATCGTGGGAGGTGTCGACGCAAGCGAAACGCCGTGCTGGTGCCTGTCGCTACAAATCGCACACCGGCGAGATTACGATTCGACTCACCTGGGCAGCGTACCAGAAGTTCGGCTGGGAGGAGTTCACCCGGGTCATCCGGCACGAGCTCATCCATGCCTGGGAGTTCCAGCATTTCGGCGAGTCCACCCACGGGAGGCGGTTCAAGCGGAAGGCCAGCGAACTGGACGTCGACGTCCACTGTCCCAAGTTCGTTGAGGCGCGGTTGCTACTGGAGTGTGAGGACCAGAATTGTGACTGGGAAGCGCGACGGTACCGGGCATCGAAAGCCGTAAGCCAGCCAGAACAGCGACGATGTGGGTCATGCAACAGTCCATATCACGTTACTCACGTCGCAACCGGACGGTCCTGGCAGACGAGCCGCGAGTATCGACAGATTCGGAAGGAGATCGGAGACGAGTGGTAG